The Mercenaria mercenaria strain notata chromosome 8, MADL_Memer_1, whole genome shotgun sequence genome has a segment encoding these proteins:
- the LOC123566432 gene encoding RNA polymerase II elongation factor ELL2-like, with translation MAALEEGFQYGLSSNSISASNRTVVQVKLTDTSLRIIEEYLRRKPLPTQKPCIQFQGNQGSIQIPEGGDSLRTFHFSLSAMQGDPNGSFDAVCQPNTRNGKQLVLEGSMTNKIQIHATNELFKATKDRVTKAELDSKKVSTKEIKPSGPHISRKKTTVIRNPHPPAIPRHQPVQPTKPKPSTAPPVNFSKRPSPSYGSQGHAVSPHNPATSSKPTSPSLSSHNPSAKPSGNPAVMSMPYRDRIIHLLAIRPYKKPELIIRLRKDGVREKDKDQLGVILNQVAVAKDNSFTLAKHIYADVRMDWPFYTDEDKQILKKKLQSASTVSPSASPNSRSPDSQSTNLTQKKSEPLKRSIEESHQTVHHNAKKKRISLYDKNGHKSENGSSSTDKHSSNSNNVSSTTDISDKKENIDDTVDSTSDTPEYMRQYHTIGDDDQRYKYKQAFNEEYEEYRDLHSSIDLVSRKFCEMQELRRKTQKGTSEFQDLEDKIRNAYMLQKSDPKFIEQMKRYRYLHKKLAYIKSLIMDYDQKFVTVLS, from the exons ATGGCTGCACTGGAAGAAGGGTTTCAATATGGTCTCTCTTCAAATTCAATTTCTGCTTCAAATAGAACTGTAGTTCAAGTTAAATTGACAGATACCTCATTAAGAATTATAGAGGAATATTTACGGAGAAAG cCCTTACCTACACAGAAACCATGTATACAGTTCCAAGGAAATCAAGGG AGCATTCAGATTCCGGAGGGAGGGGACAGTTTGAGAACATTTCATTTCTCCCTCTCGGCAATGCAGGGTGATCCAAATGGAAGTTTTGATGCAGTCTGTCAGCCGAATACAAG AAATGGTAAGCAACTTGTGCTAGAGGGCAGTATGACAAACAAAATTCAAATCCATGCCACCAATGAGTTGTTCAAAGCTACAAAAGACAGAGTAACTAAAGCTGAGTTGGACAGCAAGAAAGTTAG CACCAAAGAGATCAAACCAAGTGGACCTCATATAAGTCGGAAGAAGACAACAGTTATACGTAACCCACACCCTCCAGCCATACCAAGACATCAGCCTGTACAACCTACAAAACCAAAGCCATCTACAGCACCCCCTGTCAATTTTAGCAAACGACCTTCACCTTCATATGGGAGTCAAGGTCATGCTGTGTCTCCACACAATCCTGCGACGTCATCCAAACCCACATCACCAAGTCTGTCTTCTCATAATCCTAGTGCTAAACCTTCTGGTAACCCTGCTGTGATGTCTATGCCATATAG agATCGAATAATCCATCTACTGGCTATAAGGCCATACAAGAAACCAGAGCTGATCATTCGTCTCAGAAAAG atgGTGTACGTGAGAAAGACAAAGATCAGTTGGGTGTTATATTGAACCAAGTGGCAGTTGCCAAAGATAATTCATTTACACTTGCCAAACATATATATGCAGATGTTAGAATGGACTGGCCATTCTATACTGACGAGgataaacaaattttgaaaaa AAAATTACAAAGTGCCTCCACGGTGTCACCATCCGCATCTCCTAATAGCAGAAGTCCAGATAGCCAGTCAACCAATCTCACACaa aaaaaatctGAACCGTTGAAGCGATCAATAGAAGAAAGCCATCAAACTGTTCACCATAATGCAAAGAAGAAACGCATTTCCTTGTATGACAAAAATGGACACAAATCAGAGAATGGATCAAGTAGTACGGACAAGCACAGTAGTAATAGCAATAACGTTTCTTCCACAACAGATATATCggataaaaaggaaaatattgatg ATACGGTTGATTCCACTTCTGATACTCCTGAATATATGAG GCAGTACCATACTATAGGAGATGATGATCAGCGGTACAAGTATAAACAGGCATTTAATGAAGAGTACGAGGAATACCGTGACCTACATTCTAGTATAGATCTAGTCTCTCGAAAGTTCTGCGAGATGCAAGAACTTAGAAGGAAAACCCAAAAAGGCACTTCTGAATTTCAG GATCTGGAGGATAAAATCCGCAATGCATATATGCTACAAAAAAGTGATCCCAAGTTTATAGAACAAATGAAAAGATATAGGTACCTCCACAAAAAGCTCGCTTATATCAAAAGCCTTATTATGGACTATGATCAAAAGTTTGTGACAGTGTTGTCTTAg